A genomic segment from Lytechinus variegatus isolate NC3 chromosome 10, Lvar_3.0, whole genome shotgun sequence encodes:
- the LOC121422882 gene encoding autophagy protein 12-like, which produces MAEAQGSVGGGDESADPGIQNDQISKQNKEGEVVKKKTDKVDILLKATGSAPIMKKKKWAVDPNKKVAWVIDFIHKYLRFDSSQSLFLYVNQAFAPAPDQEIRNLFECYGSDGKLILHYCTSEAWG; this is translated from the exons atggcagaagCACAAGGAAGCGTTGGAGGTGGAGATGAATCAGCTGATCCTGGAATACAGAATGACCAGATTAGTAAACAAAATAAGGAAGGAGAAGTGGTAAAGAAGAAAACTGACAAGG TTGATATTCTGCTAAAGGCAACAGGAAGTGCTCCCatcatgaagaagaagaagtgggCTGTTGATCCCAACAAGAAGGTTGCATGGGTCATCGATTTCATCCATAAATATCTTAGATTTGACTCGTCACAATCACTA tttctGTATGTCAATCAAGCATTTGCACCAGCACCAGATCAAGAAATAAGGAATCTCTTTGAG TGCTATGGTAGCGATGGCAAGCTTATACTGCACTACTGCACCAGTGAGGCATGGGGCTGA